One stretch of Meriones unguiculatus strain TT.TT164.6M chromosome 7, Bangor_MerUng_6.1, whole genome shotgun sequence DNA includes these proteins:
- the LOC110555680 gene encoding C-C motif chemokine 6-like, which yields MRNSMTAISFFILTAVLGSQAGFLHETIRKDHHFKPPVISQGFQDPSDCCYSYASRIRCSNFIYYFPTSGGCIKPGIIFVNRKRNQICANPSDSKVQQCISTLKQASRPGNKVIA from the exons ATGAGGAACTCCATGACTGCCATTTCATTCTTTATCCTCACGGCTGTCCTTGGATCCCAGGCTGGGTTCCTACATG AAACAATAAGAAAAGACCATCACTTTAAGCCTCCGGTAATAAGTCAAG GCTTTCAAGACCCTTCAGATTGCTGCTACTCCTATGCCTCGCGGATCCGGTGttcaaattttatatattatttcccAACCAGTGGTGGGTGCATCAAGCCGGGCATCAT cTTTGTCAACAGGAAGAGGAACCAGATCTGTGCCAACCCCAGTGATTCGAAAGTTCAGCAATGCATAAGCACCCTGAAACAAGCCTCAAGACCTGGGAACAAAGTCATTGCTTGA